A region from the Deltaproteobacteria bacterium CG2_30_66_27 genome encodes:
- a CDS encoding dehydrogenase, which translates to MTLERFDIIIIGTGAGGGTLAHRLAPSGKRILLIERGDYVPREKANWSPRAVNVEGRYQAKEEWSDPDGKPLHPHTNYCVGGNTKFYGAALFRLRRDDFGEVRHYGGISPEWPISYEDLEPYYRKAEDLYQVHGERAVDPTDPPASNPYPYPPVSHEPRIQQLSDDFARLGLKPFHVPLGIRLDEKHPRTSKCIRCDTCDGFPCLVDAKADAQVMCVDPALQHPNIRLLTNATVERLDTSPSGREVTKVTVKRNGETETYSSDIVVVSCGAINSAALLLRSAGDKHPRGLANSSGVIGRHYMGHVNSVLMALSKCPNPTVFQKTLAVNDFYFGSKEWPHPMGHISFVGKLDGETLSAGAPAIAPGWTLDLMARHSLDFWLTSEDLPDPDNRVTLDREGKVVLRYAPNNEEGHRRLIARLKDLMQRQAKCPEHGHECHQGLFAGNLYVGQRIPLAGVAHQNGTVRFGRDPKTSALDVHCKAHDLDNLYVVDGGFFPSSAAVNPALTIMANALRVGDHLLERMK; encoded by the coding sequence ATGACACTTGAGCGATTCGACATCATCATCATCGGCACCGGGGCCGGCGGCGGGACACTGGCGCATCGCCTGGCGCCGTCCGGGAAACGCATCCTCCTGATCGAGCGGGGCGACTACGTGCCGCGGGAAAAAGCCAACTGGAGCCCGCGGGCCGTCAACGTCGAGGGGAGATACCAGGCGAAGGAGGAGTGGAGCGATCCCGACGGCAAGCCGCTCCACCCGCACACCAACTACTGCGTCGGGGGCAACACGAAATTCTACGGCGCGGCGCTCTTCCGCCTGCGCAGGGACGATTTCGGGGAGGTACGCCACTACGGAGGGATTTCCCCGGAATGGCCGATCTCCTACGAGGACCTCGAGCCGTACTACCGGAAAGCGGAGGATCTCTACCAGGTGCACGGCGAGCGTGCCGTGGATCCGACGGACCCGCCGGCGAGTAATCCGTATCCATATCCACCGGTCAGCCACGAGCCGCGAATTCAGCAACTGAGCGATGATTTTGCGCGTCTGGGACTCAAACCGTTCCATGTGCCGCTGGGAATCCGGCTCGATGAGAAGCATCCACGCACGAGCAAGTGCATCCGGTGCGACACGTGCGACGGCTTCCCGTGCCTGGTGGACGCGAAGGCGGATGCGCAGGTCATGTGCGTCGACCCTGCGCTTCAGCACCCCAACATTCGCCTGCTTACGAATGCAACCGTCGAGAGACTGGACACCAGTCCGTCGGGCCGTGAGGTAACAAAGGTCACCGTAAAGCGAAACGGTGAGACGGAAACCTACTCGTCGGACATCGTGGTGGTGTCGTGCGGAGCGATCAACTCGGCGGCCCTGTTGCTGCGTTCCGCCGGCGACAAGCACCCGCGCGGCCTGGCGAACTCCTCGGGCGTGATCGGCCGCCACTACATGGGTCACGTCAACTCGGTGCTGATGGCCTTGTCGAAATGCCCCAACCCGACGGTGTTCCAGAAGACCCTCGCGGTAAACGATTTCTACTTCGGGTCGAAGGAGTGGCCCCACCCGATGGGGCACATCTCCTTCGTCGGGAAGCTCGACGGCGAGACGCTTTCGGCGGGAGCGCCGGCGATCGCTCCTGGATGGACGCTGGACCTGATGGCCCGGCATTCGCTCGATTTCTGGCTGACCTCCGAGGACCTTCCCGACCCGGACAACCGCGTGACGTTGGACCGCGAGGGGAAGGTCGTTCTCCGGTACGCGCCGAACAACGAGGAAGGCCACCGGCGGCTGATCGCACGGTTGAAAGACCTGATGCAGCGGCAGGCGAAATGTCCGGAGCACGGCCACGAGTGCCACCAGGGTCTGTTCGCGGGAAACCTTTACGTCGGGCAGCGGATCCCGCTGGCCGGGGTGGCCCACCAGAACGGAACCGTCCGGTTCGGGCGCGACCCCAAGACCTCGGCGCTCGACGTCCACTGCAAGGCGCACGACCTCGACAACCTGTACGTCGTGGACGGCGGCTTCTTCCCGTCGAGCGCGGCCGTCAACCCGGCGCTCACCATCATGGCCAACGCCCTGCGCGTGGGCGACCATCTGCTGGAGCGGATGAAATGA